DNA sequence from the Anthonomus grandis grandis chromosome 9, icAntGran1.3, whole genome shotgun sequence genome:
TGAGTGGCTACTTCTCCATCAGGAGTTAAACAGCATAGGTAAATTACAGCGCAATAGCCCTTTGCGGAGCTATCGCAAAACCCGTGAATTTCTATGGTCTTATAACTGCGAGGGAACAAACAACGAGGAATTTTACATTCCGATATAGAAGATATCTCCgaataatatttattccaaAGAAAAACGATCTAGTTTGGAGGAATTTTATCCCAACCTAGCATTAAGTTTCATAACCGCTGAATTAAGTGCTTAACAAGAAAAGTTAAGGGAAAAAATAAATCCCAAAGGATCAAAAAACTTTGCTAAATTAGACAAAAGTATTCGTTTTGTGCATCCTTTATCAATTGAACTAACTGAAAACTAGAAAACATCAAGAGAATGATTCCACTGAAGACCTAAAACTTTCAAGGGACTATCTGAATCCAAATTAAGTGaaagactttcattataaagaaAAGATGGTTGAAAATCAGCTAACAAACGAGGATCATTACTACACCATTTTCGAAGTTCAAAACCACCTTTCTGAAGAAAAGACATCAAATCCCTTTGAAGATTTTTCGCTCTCTCAATGGTTTCTGAGCCACCGTTGACGTCGTCAACATAAGATGACCTCAAAATAATTTGGGAAGCTTCAGGAAAATTAATCGTTTCCTCTTCTGCTAAGGCTAATAACGACCTGATGGCAAGATAAGGTGCACAAGTTAGTCCATAAGTAACTGTAAGAAGGCGATAATCAGCGATAGGTTAATCTTTGGAGAAGCGCCACACGATTCTTTGATAATCGGCGTGTGCGGGGTTTATTACAATTTGCCTAAACATTTGGCGAACATCGGCTGTGAAAACAAAATGATGAATTCTGAAGCCAAGAAGTAACtcgaaaatatcagtttttaatttggGTCCAGGGAGAAGACACTCATTACGCGACATGACTCCGGGAGATTTTGCTGAAGCGTTAAATACTACGCGAAGTTTAGTGGTGGGACTGAAATCCTTTAACACACAATGATGTGGGATATAAAATGACCGCTGTGGTATGTCCCCTGAAGGTAGTAAATTCCATGTGATTTTGAGTAAGGTATTCCTGCATAAAAGCAGAATAATCACAGTAGAGCTTCGGATTCCTTTCGAGTCTGTGCTCTAACCATAAAAAGTTTCGAACAGCTAATTCTCTACTGCTAGTAAACTCAGGGTCCTGGCTTTGAAATGGCAAGGAAACTACGAATCTCCCATTTTCGTTGCGATAGCTAATATTAGCAAAGATTTCCTCGCATTTTCGATCCTCTGAAGATAAAGTCTTGACGTGAGGTACCTCCTCAACTTCCCAAAACTTTTGCATTGTATCAGTAATAAACGTATTAAAGCAAACGAGAGACTGTGAAGCATGAGGCAAAAACCCTGACGACACTTTACCCATCAAAATAAAGCCGAAGATGGTGTTAATAGCGACAGGCTCATTGAGCCGACCATTAAGACGACCCTCCTCCAAAATATAAGGCAACAAAGAAGCACCTATTAGTATGTCAATAGGACCGGGGATGTTATAAGTAGGGTCAGCCAGCACAGCATTGCGCAAGTGAGGCCATGTTCCTTTAGGCAAAGGGGATTTAGGTAAACCACCACAAATTTTTGGAAGAACTGCTGCTTCCAAATCAATAATAGGGGTAAGTTTGTTACAAGGgcgaatttttgtgaaaatacttTTTGAACAATTAGGTACATGGGTTTCTCCCACACCCTGAACGGAGCAAGGCATATTATAAGGAGAAAGCCCAAGGCGTCTAACACAATCTTGCGAAATAAAATGAAGTTGAGAACCCGAATCCAATAATattcaaactttttgaaagtTTCCAGATCCGTCTAACGTATCCACCAGAGCTGTGGATAGTAAAACGTTAATTGAAGCATTATCATTAATACTACTTGCGACTAAAGGCGAAGAATTTGAAAGATCAGCGGGCAAGTATGACCGTGCATCATTATCTATAGAAGAAGCAGTAGAGTGTGACGTGGAGATAACATGATTGCTGTTACCAGAGCCAGTGTTTCTTTCGAAATGCAACAAAGTGTGATGCTTCTGTTTACATTTATGACAAGCGTAAGTAGACTTACAGTCCTTAATAGAATGAGTATTTATGCCTAAGCAAATTATGcacatttttaaagattttgcgAGTTGATATCTGTCATGTGGACCTTTTGCCAGAAAGCTGGGACATCGATAAATATTATGATTTGATTTGCAAAGACTACAAAGACTTGATTTGGATTGATAATGGCTTAAAAGGGAAACTTTTTGAATTGGGAAATGCTCCTCTCTCTTCGCAAGTTTTTTCTCCTTTCCATGAATTTGAGTGGAACAAACATTATCAAGAGCCGCACAGTGCTTATGCAAATAAGTAGTGAGTTGAACAAAGGAGTTCAAGTTCAAATTTAGTAGCCACAGAAACATGAATGCATTTTTAAGTAACATCTGAACTAGAATGAAATCCCAAGATTCTACAGGGAAATGAAGATTACGTATGGCAGAAAGATTATCCGAAAATGTATCCAAAAGCTGCCGTAAATCACTGGAATTTTCTGTGGTAAGCTTTGGAGCAATTTCGATAGCTGCCCATTGCAGAGCTGCAACTAAACGAGTGTTTTGGTAACGTTTTACCAGTGTTTCATAAGTGGTTGAAGAATTAAGGTCGGTCATGGGTAtcttttgaattaatattaacGGTTGGCCACgcaaaaaactcaaaagatatttaaatttctctATATTGCTCAAACTGGCATTGTTATGTATCAGCGCAtcaaatatatctttaaaagttGCAAATTGTGTGACGTTCCCGGAAAAGAtgagaatttcaatttttggtaaagttACATGCGATTGATTACTAGAAACTGAAGACGAGGAGGAAGGTTCAGAGCCAAGTTGCTCACCTAATAAGTCTTAATATGTTGATTTATTGCACCAAAAATCTCGTTCAAATGAACTTCTAAGGCGATCCTGTATAATAAACTCCCCATCATCTAAGATGCAACCAATCACAATATTGTgctgtttaaaaaattctaatttaatgaACTCTAAAGACCCATAACGCAGCTTAAAAACTGTATGATTAGATTAtcattttttgcacttttagAGATATCAAGCATGTCCGAGAGTCGGTTCGCTTCACTCTGTCTAAGAAGTTtggccttttttaatttatcagacATCTTAAATAGTTTGgactgtatataaaaaaaataccaaatgaACAAAAATTCTTTAGAAACTAAGGTAACAACAAGTAAGGAATATATAGAGAAATGATCACTCGTTACTCTTTAATAAAGTAACGATAGTGAATTcgaagtattaatttttgtttgagtcaccctgtaaataacacaaaatacgACCATGCACCAAGCACCAAGAAACGTTCAATTGGTAAAAATATTTGCGGTGTTTATGTTTTATatcaatttatgttttttaactatttatatttaaattccaGCAAAACCTGAGCGTAAAACGACCTGTAACAATGAAGGCTACAAAACTTTATTTAGATTATCTGTGATCAACAAATAACTGCGATTTAAGAAAgatatactaataaaaaaaatggtaatccGGCTCGGATTACCATTTTCGTACTCAGCTTGAAATAGAATGAAGAATGAACTACTTAATTCAAActgttgtaaaatttaagaaaacggAACAAATATGTATCTATAAAATGCATAAATAAGAAAAAGCTTTAcgaggaaaattaattttattttattattagactataaattcattaacttttttgacACCATCATCAACATTTAATAGAAAAGTAATTCTACAAATAAGCAAATCATTGTAAAAGTCCGTAAGGTTATTATCATGTAATGTAATTGTGCATTTGCATTATTCACtctttttacaaataaatgtaaatgtcAAGAACAGCTTAAAAACTAAAGTTTGCGATCTTAATCAACATCGcgataaaaagcaattttaattgtGTAGGCAAGAACACTtgtttaaaattacaattatatGTTTTGCAAATAGAACAGGGTACATAATAAGGTTTTTCCGcataaaatatatcattttatataatttttttttaatttaataaataggggtataataaattaatgataattGTTCAGTGAATTTACTCCTTAAACAGTACCAATAACTCATTGGACATACCTAATTAAAGTAATGtgtctgatttaaaaaaaaaatcatgttttcttCACTTTTGTGTCAGGTActaattacaataaataaccgcaatacataaaataacaGAAATTATTAGCATGCGggtattaaaacattaaaaaattagaacgGGCGAGCaaggatatttaaaattataaacgcATGAGTGCATAATAAGATGCGAACGCACCTTCAGCATCTACAAGAAGAAAAATCACGGTATCCGCCAATTCGCGAGTTACGTCACATCCGTTTTAAAGTCGCCTAACTGGTTCGCAAGTCAATAGACGTTCAAGATACTACTTTACCTCGGTTAACAGAACTTTTTTACCCATATCTCTTAAGTGTCTACAAATATATGGACAGTTcgcactaaaaataattttgactggGAAATTAATGAACGGCAATAAGTTTTAGAACAAAAATACTGTGGGTATtggtataattaataaattagcaGAAACTAAACTAAAGGAATATGATGTTTAGATAGTGAAATTAAGGCCaccacaatttaaaataataagctaCTCTACCAATCTAAATCGCACTGAAATAGATAATTCAACAAGAGAACAAAACAATTTCATTACAAAGGAGGATTACCTTACAATAACATTTAACAGGAAAAGTAGGAATACTCTTTATAAATCGATATTTTATAGCGAATGTGATTCTACTTTATTTAGAGAGCTAGTGTAccaaaaaactgtttattgatACAGAGATGTTTTAAATATCggcatttcttttattaaattgaaaattgtccTAACAAATTAATCTGTGTAAGTACAAAACAAATTACAATACAaaacataaagtaaaaaatttcgAATGTTCGTCCTACCAGTACCAGATAACAATGCTAATGGCTTGTGCTGGACAACAAAAGGTAATTCTATTAGAAAATCTAGAAGCTTTGGATACAGAAATTCAATAGGATACGGTCGACATTAATCAAATTGCAAATCaaagtgattttaaaaacagcttttttaatagtttatattttaacattaggtctatttataaaaaaactttaatgagTTAATAGTATATTTAGAAACTTATACATTGAATTTTGGTGATAAATTTAATGTATAAGGTGTATAATATGGGGTGAATCATTTAAAGCTTATGacaattaatataatattagacATAATAGGAATGATGGTGTtatgatttatataaaatatagtttaactGCTGGTATAAATTACATTTTGCTTGAAAAGTATAACGTCACAATAGAccaaattgctttaaaaaagaaCAACAGTACTCCGAATATAATGTGCACGTACAGACCTCCTAAAACAGACAAACAGCTCTTTCTTTAAGATATTgcattgaataaattatttatcgcAGGGCactttgatttaaatatatttttaggcgatataaatattaatttaacgaacaaagaaaataatttggcaAATTCATATCTATCCCTTTTTGGTCATTTTCTGCAATAACCCTTACGCTCCAGCATGTTACAATTGTGTGAGTCTTATTAACATGGGATATAAAcatcaaaatgatattttaactgTCCAAAACGATACGACACGATTGTGCAAGACACCTCTTTATACTTTTAACGCACGGACTGGATTTAGTAGCCATTTTGACTTCGGCAGAGAAGCATGAATTAccgttttctttattttttcgaaTTATTGTGACTTGTGATGGCGAATAACGGtaagttttaactaaaattaatttaaaccgtgtttttaatgtcaaattatttaagtaatgcATTGTTTTCCCTAATAagctcaaaaatatttcaaaatattttgcggCCATTTTTAGAAGTGCGTACTATGTCGCTGTATCACAATTGTAACGGCTGGGAGCcaaccaatacaaaaaaaattcggtaccgttttttaataattatgttttttctagGATCCAGGAGATTATTGAACTTGGAGAGGTTCGCAGCCAATCCAGATGACATGTATGAACTCCTTGATGACCTTGAGTCCGATTTCGAGGTGGAAAGCGATAATGATGATGAATTTTTTGCTCCACCCGAACGCGTTTTATCGGAAGATGAAGAGTCCGAAAGCAGCAGCGACAGCAGCAGTGACGAGGACGCGCCTAGACCTAGTACCAGCCAAAAAGAGTCTTCTGCTCCAATATGGGTAAAGCAACCATTTGAAGGCAAAGAAATCCCTACTATGTTTGATAACCATGaaccagtggcggctcgtgggaaTAGGCAGGGTAGGCCTGGCCTACCCTTTTGAgcatacaaaatacaaaaataaaattttaaaaatattttattttaattaaatatcatgTTAACacaccaatttatttattatcttaacccgcaaatatattttatttaccgcAAAAAGCATCAAATCGCTTGAACGCACTTAAAAAACCTCTAATAGGCCTGAACGAATCTGGCCGACCCCATCCACAATATATCCCTATAGAAAAATCGCACGACGCTGGTCAACGCGTCGGAGGATGGATTTTATATGCGCGCTTATGGTAGTCATTTAGGCCCGACACGAGGTGGCCTGCGTTTGTTTTCGCGGTTGAATGTTTGTTTTTAGCGGAAAAATTTATCGATTTGTACTTGAATTTGTTCTTAATTTGCTAATTCGTGATTTGAGGGTTCGTGGTTAAATGTTTTCGTGAATTAAAAAGTtgtagtgtttttaatttaaaagttgtagACACTGGTAAAGTGAAGTTGGTGGAGAACCTAATAATTAAATCTAGAAATTTGCAATGTTTTTACAAAGCTTTTGCctattacgttttttttttttaatttaacactaGTTGGTTGTGTAATTAAGATAAAGGCGTAAGAGGCCAAAGCCTTTTATTAGgacttaaatattactttttttggaATAGTAAGATAATATAATAGACAAAAATGAGTTTATCTGAGCCTGAAGTTTTACCAAGTTGCAGTACTAGTACCAATAATGTTATGTTGGCACTTGGCAGTGGATTGGACATTATTGTTTCGTTGTTGGAATTACCATTGGCTAAAAGACCTGAGGCCGAAagacgaaaaattattttgagtgACAGGCCTATTCCAAAACTGTGTATTGACCAAAAAGATGGGAAAAAAGTACGTGCTTTTAAAATCTCTTGGTATGATGTGTATAAATGGCTGTGTGGAAGTTGTATTACAAAGAAACTGTATTGTTGGCCATGTTTGTTGCTTTcgaataaaaaatgtgtatggAATTGTGAAGGATactccaatttaaaaaatatatttgcatcgCTTAAGAAACATTCAACTTGTAAAGAGCATTTAAGTAGTTCTTTGTCCTTTAAGGATGTCCAAAAAAGAGAGTTTTCTGTTCGTGACTTGCTAGACGAATAgtcgaaaatttcaaaagtcaaGTATAATGCTGAAGTTAAAATAAAccgagaaattattaaaaaattaattgctttaACTTGTACTTTAGCTAAACAGGAACTGGCTTTTCGTGGCCACGATGAGTCAGATGACTCTCTAAATCCTGGAAATTTCAAAGCAATTTGGgaattaatgttaaattcaaATCCAGAACTAAAAGATCACTGGcaaaaaaagacttattttaGAGGCCTCTCAAAAACGACACAAAATGAACTCATTGACCTGATTAAAAGacgaaatttccatttttattcaaaatgccaTAATTAATTCCCCATTTTTTACATGTATTGTTGATGAAACAACCGATATAACTGAAAAGGCACAGTGCTCAATTGTATGCAGGTTAGTAGATGCAAAAGGCATAGTTCAAGAATATTTCTTAGGATTCTTTGATTTAAGGGAAGATCGAAATGATCTAATTGCTCAAACCTATGATGGAGCTAGTGTTTTGTCGGGCCAACTAAACGTTGTTTTGCGCATCGCCTTAATTTAGTTTTACAGCAAAGTTGCTCCAATATTAcggcagtaaaaatatttttttcgactCTTCAAGGAATTCCGGCTTATTTTCACCATTCCTCCAAAAGATcccatttcttaaataaatttgtcgGAAAATGAATTCCTACAAATAGCGAAGTGAGAtagatttgaattttaaagtgtTAAATGCCGTATTAcaggaaagaaaaaaattaattcaagtaTTTCAGGAGAAAATGAATTGTCCAGAATCAAATGCGAAATCAATTAGGCAGGCAGATGGGtttaaaagaaaactgaatGATCTGGaattcgtatttttattaaacatttttagcgACATATTTCAACAAACAGAGCTCTTATACAATgtgttacagaaaaaaaaataataacatccAGTTTTGTAACAATTCCGTTTCTAGATGTCTTGAAGTGTTAAAAAGCTGGAGAAATGACCTGACCTTTTCTAAGCATATTAACGTTGCTGTTAGCGAGACAAATACAGAACTTACCTTAAATCGTAATGAACTTGGTGGTTTACCTAAAAATGATGGTAATCAAAGCACTTTGGATAAAGCCAAAACTAAATTTAGacgaaatttttttgaaattttggacAATAATATAACTCAATTAGAGCAACGTTCTTCGGACTATAGCAAGTTTCAATTTCTGCAGTTGGGTGATACtaaaaaattttcagaatatGGAGGAGTATTTCCGCAAAAACCATTGGACCCGTTAATAAATACTTATGGAGCACTTTTTGATAAATCATTATTGAAAACAGAACTAGAAACCATTTTCTCACCAATACACAGTGAACAATTTTACGATAAAAGTTTATTGGGTCTAATTAAAAGTATGCATGTTAACGACACAAATGAAATTCTTCCTGAAAGTTACAAGTTGTTCTGTTTACTAGCTACAATACCTGCAACCAGTGCTTGAGTTGAAAGGACTTTTTCTACGTTAAAGCGAATAAAAACATCTTTGCGGAATACAATGACTCAAAATCGGCTTTCATCCTTATCTATTTTATCAATCCAAAAGGACATTCTCGCTCAATTAGTGGAAACTGGGGACACATTTTACGATAGGGTAATGTACAAATTTGCACGAAACAACGATAGAAGAATTAACTTGCTTTATAGGTAATAAAACTCAAAACTGATAATTTGTTTGtgttcaaaatacttttaaatgacTCCTTCTTTCTGTGCCATTTTCAGTAGTTACTTGGGAAAAATTCTTAGagttaatgttttaaatgtataattacTTGACAACACCGGCCTATTATATGATTCTTCGGGCTTCATCGTGAGTAGGCACTTCTGCTATGGCCTAGCCAAAATTTAaccccacgagccgccactgccaTGAACCTGAGCCAGTTTTGAGTCCATGGGGTTATTTTAGTAGATATTTCAATGATGAGTTGTTTTAAAATGGAGGCAGCGTTAACTTCTCAGTATTACTTGCAACAAACATGGTAGGGAAATCGCTCC
Encoded proteins:
- the LOC126740549 gene encoding uncharacterized protein LOC126740549 — protein: MANNGSRRLLNLERFAANPDDMYELLDDLESDFEVESDNDDEFFAPPERVLSEDEESESSSDSSSDEDAPRPSTSQKESSAPIWVKQPFEGKEIPTMFDNHEPVAARGNRQGRPGLPF